From the genome of Elusimicrobiota bacterium, one region includes:
- a CDS encoding RNA polymerase sigma factor RpoD/SigA produces MTIDFNSIGEYLSYTKKLGRLTPEELKKLWRLSKKGDFQARQKLIELNLRLVIPIAQRYQNQGLDFWDLVEDGNTGLIRAVEMFNPRRGIQFSTYATYWVEQAIKRSVQIHGPTIRVASSLWKKLQKCMHEIEDIQKKSGYDPTTKELAKKLRMSVDKVKKLLQMTALTAGTTSLDTTIDDEKKISLADIISESPEFSPEKIISIMQVHEEVMAVIKTALTPKEQIVVKMRYGLDGNEPKTLEEISKVLHLTRERIRQIELKALRKLRKKRDLE; encoded by the coding sequence ATGACAATAGATTTTAATTCTATTGGCGAATATCTGTCGTACACAAAGAAACTGGGGCGTCTTACCCCGGAAGAGCTTAAGAAACTGTGGAGATTAAGTAAAAAAGGTGACTTCCAGGCACGGCAAAAACTTATTGAACTTAACCTGCGGCTGGTGATACCTATTGCTCAGAGGTATCAAAACCAGGGGCTCGATTTTTGGGATCTTGTGGAGGATGGTAATACAGGGTTGATACGCGCTGTGGAGATGTTTAACCCGCGCAGAGGAATACAGTTTTCTACTTATGCGACGTACTGGGTGGAACAAGCTATTAAACGCAGTGTACAAATTCATGGCCCGACGATACGCGTAGCGAGTTCGTTGTGGAAGAAATTGCAAAAGTGTATGCATGAGATTGAAGATATCCAGAAGAAGTCAGGGTATGACCCTACAACAAAGGAGCTTGCAAAAAAACTTAGGATGTCCGTTGATAAAGTAAAGAAATTGCTTCAAATGACTGCGTTGACTGCAGGGACAACGTCGCTTGATACCACAATTGATGATGAGAAAAAAATTTCGTTAGCTGACATTATTTCTGAAAGCCCGGAATTTTCACCTGAAAAAATTATTTCTATAATGCAGGTACATGAAGAAGTTATGGCGGTTATCAAAACAGCGTTGACTCCTAAAGAACAGATTGTAGTTAAAATGCGGTACGGCCTTGATGGAAATGAACCGAAGACACTGGAAGAAATCAGTAAGGTTCTGCATCTTACACGTGAACGTATACGCCAGATTGAACTTAAAGCTTTGCGTAAACTTAGGAAAAAAAGAGATTTAGAATAG
- a CDS encoding YjbH domain-containing protein: MLHLKKVFCILFLCTLISTVSAATNDTKDIRHYFLNSQNLRGGTGQISNPSARVMQSSKLSFAAHKLESVVTYGVWPGLETGFTIDFSTLTKVDWVRWDSVSQKLKAITLNIKYQLLTERTFAFDVAIGVRGRESYIVASKLFNNIDSSVGFQFCQQDGNIRLLPMISVAAITGYSMFMADYDGLSNKMDLGWRFLLSPKIKFDVLLVDIGHVTDLLFGNLFFGVSLLV, from the coding sequence ATGCTTCATCTAAAGAAAGTGTTTTGTATATTATTTTTGTGTACGCTGATTTCTACAGTCTCAGCAGCAACTAACGATACAAAAGATATACGGCATTATTTTCTTAATTCACAGAATTTACGGGGCGGGACCGGGCAGATATCAAACCCTTCAGCACGGGTGATGCAGTCCTCTAAATTATCATTTGCCGCACATAAACTTGAATCAGTTGTAACTTACGGAGTCTGGCCCGGGCTGGAAACCGGCTTTACCATTGATTTTAGTACACTGACCAAGGTTGACTGGGTACGCTGGGATTCAGTAAGCCAGAAGCTGAAAGCTATTACATTAAATATTAAGTATCAGTTGCTGACTGAACGGACATTTGCGTTTGATGTTGCTATAGGTGTGCGGGGACGTGAGTCATACATCGTGGCGAGTAAGTTGTTCAACAATATTGATTCGTCTGTAGGGTTTCAGTTTTGTCAGCAAGATGGTAATATTAGGTTACTACCTATGATTTCAGTAGCGGCAATAACAGGGTATTCAATGTTTATGGCGGATTATGACGGGTTAAGTAATAAAATGGATCTCGGGTGGAGGTTTTTGTTGTCCCCTAAGATTAAGTTTGATGTTTTGTTGGTTGATATCGGGCATGTCACTGATTTATTGTTTGGCAACCTGTTTTTTGGTGTTTCGTTATTAGTATAA